A segment of the Flavobacteriales bacterium genome:
ATCAACCTCAGCGTCCTTCACCGCACGATAATTCAGCTGTTTGTAACGAAGGAGCAGGTCGGCGGCTTCATCGAAGCGCTGCTGGCGGTGGCGCTGCTTCGCCAGCTCGTAATGGGCTTCAGTATGCCCGCCGCGGACGGCGCGTTCGAGGTGAGGCACAGCCTTATCGCGCTGACCCGGCAGGTTGGCGAGGCACACCCCGTACTCGTAGTACACTTCCACGAAGGCCGTGTCGACCGGAAGCAGCTTCTTGTAGATGCGCGCGGCTTCGGTATAATCCTCGGCGGCCAGATGCAACTTGGCCTGATCGAGCATCTGATTGTGCGGGCGCCTGTAGCCGTTCTGTGCGAACAGGCCGGTGGCTGCCATCAACAAAAGCGCGGTGGAGAGTTTCCGTTCCATGTGTTCTAGCGCAAAAGGGTGACGTCGCCTTTCAGCACGGCTTCACGGCCATCGCTGAATGTGGCGTTGCATTTCCAGACATAGACATCCTGCTTGGCCGGGGCTCCCTTGTACCAGCCGTCCCAGCCGCGTCGCACATCCTCGCTCACGAAGACCAATTCGCCCCAGCGATTGAAGATCTCAAGGCGGTACCGTTCCACTCCTTCGTGCTTCGGGAAGAAGTGGTCATTGTCGTAGCCCATCGGGTCGTATTGCCCGTCAGTTGGCCCGCTTCCGGGTGTGAAGGCATTCGGGAATTCGATCTCACCGCTCACCTCGCCCGTGGTGGCGCCCACCACTGTGAAGGTGTCGGGGCAATTCCACTGGTTGTTGGCGATGAGCATCACGTCGAAAGTGCCCGCCTGCTCGTAGTAGTGCGTGGGGTTGAAGGCATTGCTGGTGGTGCCGTCGCCGAAGTCCCATGTGAATTGATCGGCGTTAGCGCTCAGGTTATACGTGAACACCGGCTGCGTGGGCACGATCACCGTGGTGGGCTGCAGCACGAAGAAGGCATTAGCCCTCGGCCGAACGACAATGCTATCCACTTTGGTCATGGTGTTCACCGCGCCGCCCACGCCGAATGCGGTGAGGGTCACGGAATAGACCCCTGGTACGTTGTAGGTGTAGGTGGGGTTATCGGCCGTGCTGGTTCCGCCATCGCCGAAGCTCCATTGGTAGCTCTGGGCAAGCAGGCTCGTATTGGTGAATTGCACGGTGAGCGGCGCGCATCCTTCGCCCTGACCGAGGAAGCTTGCCGTGGGCAGCGGCGGGGTAATTGTCACCTGCTGCGTGGCCGTATCAGCGCAGGCCGTGCCGCTGACGATCAGGGTGATGGTGAAGCTGCCCCAAGAGCCGTAGGTGTGCGAGCCTGGTTCCTGCAGGTTCGATGCCCCGCCGTCGCCGAAGCCCCAGGCGTGGCTCCAATTGCCAGGGCTGCTGGCATTGCTCAGCGTCACGGTGGCATTGGGGAATTGCTGCGTGAAGGGTGTGGCCATGAATGCGGCCTGCGGAACCGGCGATACTATCACCGTTTGCTGCGCGATGCTGATGCAGCCGTAAGACGATGTGGCTGTGAGCGTGATGGTGCGCACCTGGTCTGCGGAGCCTGTGTTCACATAGGTGTGCGTAGGGTCGCTGCCCACCAGCGTGATGCCATCGCCCATGTCCCACAAGTAGCTGCTAGCGCCCGAGCTATTGTTCAGCGGCTGCACGGTGAGCGGCGAGCAGCCGGCACCGATGACGGTGAACGCTGCGGTGACCGCCGGGTACACATCGACCGCAGCGGTGGTCGTGTCGCTGCAACCGAAGCTGTTCGTAGCGATCACTTGCGGGTTGAATGTGACCGGCATCGCGCTCGAATGCGCATAGCTGTGCGTTTGATTGCCGGGCACGGTGTCCAGAAAGGCTCCATCACCGAAGGACCATTGCGAGCTGACGGCGCCGATCGTGAGGTCCTGGAATGGCACGCTCAATGGCTGGCAACCGCTGGGCACACCGGGGATGAACTGCGCGATCGGCTGCGGGTGCACCAGGATCGGCGCTGCGATGGTATCGCTGCATCCGAAGGAGGAGGTCGCGATCAACTGCGCCTGGAACGTGACATCGTTCAAGCCCTGATTGAAGTAGATATGCTGGGGCGATGCTGCCGTGCTGCCCTGCTGATCGCCGAAGATCCATTGGTAGCTGTTGGCACCCATGCTCGTGTTGCTGAAGCTCACCGCGTGCGGCGCGCAGCCATCGGCCGGCGCAACAAAGCCTGCCGTGACCTGCGGATGCACCTGAACATCGACCGTGGCCGTGCTGGTGCAGCCATGATCGGTGATGGCCATGAGGCTCACCGGATAGCTCACCGTGCCCGGTCCGGGGAAGTTGTACCACGTGTGCCCATGGACCGCTGCAGCGGTGTCGCTCTGCTGACCATCTCCGTAGTTCCAGACGAAGCTGCTCGCGCCCAGGCTCGCGTTGGTGAGCTGCGTGGTGAACGGATGGCACCCGATGGCAGGCGACACGGTGACCAGCGCCGTGGGATTGGGGAATACCAGCACGCTCGCGGAAGCAGTGTCCACGCAGCCGAACGCATTAGCGCCTACGAGCGTGATGCCGAAGGCCTGTTCGTTGGTGTTGCTGTTGAAGTAGGTATGCGTGGGCGAAGGGCCTGTTCCCGTGCTGCCATCGCCGAAATCCCAGTTGTAGCTCACCGCACCCACCACGCTGGGGAAAGTGACCGTGAGCGGGCTGCAGCCGCTATCGGGCTGTGCCACGAAACTGAAGTCGGGCGTGGGATACACCATCACCTGCTGCGTTACCGTGGCCTGGCAACCCGCAGGTGAGAAAGCGGTGAGCGAAACGGTATGGATGCTCAGGAAGAAGCTATTGTTCACATAGGTGTGCCCTGGGTTCACCGCCGTGCTCGTGCTGCCATCACCGAAGTCCCACGAATAGGTTGCGGCGCCTGTGCTGCTGTTCACGAAAGTGACATCCATGGGCGCACAGCCCGGCACCGCATTGTGGCTGAAGCCCGCGAACACGCCAGGTGCCACCGTGATGTCAACCATCGCGGTGTCCGCGCATCCGAAAGGGGAACTCGCGATCAGGGTGGCGGTGAATACCGTGTCCGTTGCGCCGGGATTGATATAGGTGTGCGAAGCATCCACGGTGTTCGCCGTGGCGCCGTCGCCGAAGAGCCAGAGATATTGCGTGGCACCGGTGCTGGTATTGGTGAAGCTCACGTTCATGGGCGAGCAGCCGAGCACCGGCACCGGCGTGAAGGAAGCATTCGGCCGGGCCTG
Coding sequences within it:
- a CDS encoding PKD domain-containing protein yields the protein MGLNRRCIAFSLGLAAAIGAAAQCPQLYDYYGTPSAAPQWYSCSGTNFTLVVATPQTVGAYSINWGDGSPVQSGASLMPPMTVTHLYASAVATYTITFTEIATGCTVTGTLTMEQSSSASIQIPVGGLTQVCAPHPVDFVNSSTNVSPNTVFTWNFGDGSPILTFDHTNLGQTVTHTYQQGTVDCETTVELTAENTCNTLQGGASLATFNPIRIWDIDDASIAASATLLCWPDRTVTFANTTDRNCLNQGNIFQRYEYWNFGDYWGQGQDSIIDWTPWPPTFPRVIQYPAIGTYEVMLLDSNYCGIDTAFIQITIVPPPSVSLSVSPDTICVGETAYFDQTTTGGANYFEWNFGAGAGFQWTGAGDQAHTYNTEGTYTVSYAASIQGATAGCADTASVTVVVLPRPTADFTLDQDSACDSITVTISDLSIGAVSYAWDFGDGSTSTVPNPAPHFYGSAGIYTINLTVINAMGCTHSFSRPVNVYAPPNVGIQVANLCFGETSVLTPVIGTDPGNPVTNWAWDFGDGGTSTLQSPTHQYASAGPYTITLSVTTPYCGNTGTQAVNVQARPNASFTPVPVLGCSPMNVSFTNTSTGATQYLWLFGDGATANTVDASHTYINPGATDTVFTATLIASSPFGCADTAMVDITVAPGVFAGFSHNAVPGCAPMDVTFVNSSTGAATYSWDFGDGSTSTAVNPGHTYVNNSFFLSIHTVSLTAFSPAGCQATVTQQVMVYPTPDFSFVAQPDSGCSPLTVTFPSVVGAVSYNWDFGDGSTGTGPSPTHTYFNSNTNEQAFGITLVGANAFGCVDTASASVLVFPNPTALVTVSPAIGCHPFTTQLTNASLGASSFVWNYGDGQQSDTAAAVHGHTWYNFPGPGTVSYPVSLMAITDHGCTSTATVDVQVHPQVTAGFVAPADGCAPHAVSFSNTSMGANSYQWIFGDQQGSTAASPQHIYFNQGLNDVTFQAQLIATSSFGCSDTIAAPILVHPQPIAQFIPGVPSGCQPLSVPFQDLTIGAVSSQWSFGDGAFLDTVPGNQTHSYAHSSAMPVTFNPQVIATNSFGCSDTTTAAVDVYPAVTAAFTVIGAGCSPLTVQPLNNSSGASSYLWDMGDGITLVGSDPTHTYVNTGSADQVRTITLTATSSYGCISIAQQTVIVSPVPQAAFMATPFTQQFPNATVTLSNASSPGNWSHAWGFGDGGASNLQEPGSHTYGSWGSFTITLIVSGTACADTATQQVTITPPLPTASFLGQGEGCAPLTVQFTNTSLLAQSYQWSFGDGGTSTADNPTYTYNVPGVYSVTLTAFGVGGAVNTMTKVDSIVVRPRANAFFVLQPTTVIVPTQPVFTYNLSANADQFTWDFGDGTTSNAFNPTHYYEQAGTFDVMLIANNQWNCPDTFTVVGATTGEVSGEIEFPNAFTPGSGPTDGQYDPMGYDNDHFFPKHEGVERYRLEIFNRWGELVFVSEDVRRGWDGWYKGAPAKQDVYVWKCNATFSDGREAVLKGDVTLLR